TCAGAAGCCATATACCCAGTTATTTGCTGTGATTTAGAGTATAACTTTACCACACTTAAAAATGACAACACACAGCTTTCTGCTATATAAAGTATGGaatgaaacaggaaaataacTTTGGATTTTATCAAACTTAGAGCTAAAGCAGACAcagtaagatttttttaatttgccagATATTCTTTTAATGAGAATTATAAAAGACCAAAAACATTTTTTGCAAACTgcctttttaaacaaatgatttgCTTTTAATTACAAATACTGTGCATGACGATGCCTTCTTTTGCAAAAACCAATAAATACAAGAACAAATTTTAAACATGTGATTTATCCAAGatatttgaaaaaggaaacaaaagcctGATTTGCAGTCcttataaaaatcaatttattctCTAACCTTTCAAAGATTTAAGCTCAAAGATGTGACTCATCtgtagaagagagaaagagacagaccaTCTTACAGATGCTTTAAATAGCTTTTGATCATTTTTCCAATGTCACCTTTACTTTCTGGAACTCATAGCTTCACAAAgtagctgattttaaaatatttctaatgaacTGATTAATGGggcaaaagaaaatattgaacacATGTTATAAACTTTTACCATAAACAAGTATGCATATCAAAAGACACTAACTTTAAAATGGtacaaaaaaaagtgaagaaaaaccTGAATTACAGGAAAGAAAgtcaaatttatttaatgaaaaactaaaattaataaaaattagcaaatacacacacaaaaaagcacgcAGCAGCACTATGTATTGACTCACAAAGGGGAAAAGCAGTGGCCCATGACCACTCAAGATGGCTTGtcagttaaaggaaaaaaacccaaacacgcacgcacacacgcacgcacacactcccacgcaaaaacaaaacaaaaaaaaaactatttttcaacAATACAATCAATCTACAACAAACACAAAACTCAATTATTTTACAATGCTTCCTTTCTTAATACAAAAGATGCCCATCTtgggtgtatatacatatattttttcagtgGTTTACtgttgacttatttttaaatatattagtgTTACTACATGCAACTGTTTCCTGTATTTAACAGCCTTTCCTTTCATTTACCTTCATGTATCTAGCTTCCACCTACCAAAAGAATTTTAGGTTGGCAGGCAGATGGGTGCcttattttctgtgaaactgaagtTTTAAACACTGGCCAGAAAATGTTTGATTGCCATTTCAACACATGGAAATAGTTACATTGATGCCTAAATTGCCATTTTCTGCAAAAAGCTGTGCAATGCTGGTGTCAAAGACTAGGCAGTCACTATTCATAATGGCTGTTGCAATTCCTTCATGAATAGATCGAGGAGTCGCTTCCCAAGTCAATCGTCGCCTGTGACCATTTAGCTCAAGTCGGTAAGCAAAATTTTCAGCTTGCTTGCGTGTTCCTATCAGCTGTACGATTGCAAAGAACTGCTGGTGACCATcgtatttttcctgtttctccaagACTAACATGAAGTGAAAGCCAAAACAGGACTGCATCATCACCCAGTCAACAGCACCAGGAAGATTAATGTCTGTAGCAAGGAAAACTATATCCTCTCCCTGTAGGGTTGTAATGGACTTATGCTGATGCATCAGATGGGGCATTACAGCATCCAGAGAGCCTTGCCATTTACAGGAAGCACCAGGGCACGGACAGGAATAAGGCCTAAACTCACAGAGCTCTTCGTGGTctgctttttctgtgtgtggCAGAGTTATTTCACATCCAGAAGAGGCATATTTACAGGGGAAAAGTACTGAATTAGCCACTTTCTCCATAGCCAAGTTGCGAATGGATCCCAAAGGGCCCCGGCAAGTTGGACAACATGTGAGCTTTGGGCGACAGTTGCTACAAACAAGATGGCCACTCTGACATTGAAGAATGGGTGGTAACACATAGTCAAAGCAGACTGGACACTCAAAAAGACTCGCCAAGTCATTGTTGGATGCAGTTGTGCCAGTCAGGGCAGGTACCCTCTGGGATGGTGGACACTTCGAGGTACCGGTAGGTAATGCTGTAGCAGTCTGACGGctcatttctgaaataaatacataaggaggcaggagaaaaataattataaccatgacttattttataaataatgtttacatGCCAGAAGTACTTTTAAAGTTTCACGCAAAATTTActgagcaaaagagaaagaaaaataaatagcatttaaaaagacactaaaaaataaaattacactgaATGTGCATTTTATTAGGATCTGTACACTGGATGAGCTCTCTTTTCAAAATGTTCCGGAAAACATTTGGAACTCCCTTAATCGTCTTTGCATAGACTACATGGaataataaatgctaaaataGAAGATGGACCATAAGCAACTAGAGAAACTATACAAGGAACTGAAGTTTAATCGAATCTGTTTTGCTAGGACTCTCTCCCTGAGACTCCCTTactctatttctttctaatttggagTCGGCTATTGATAGGTACAAGGAGTTACAGGTGAAGTCCTGGATAAAATCGGCACTCTGTATCCACTGTGTGGTCTGCATCCGAGGACTTCACCACAGCCATAgactgaaaatattcagaaaaatgtacaaataatacaaaatttttaaaatacagtctataacaactatttatgtattatttacattgtattaagtaatccagagataatttaaattatacaggagaatatgcacatacatatacgACACCATTTtctatcagggacttgagcatcctcaggTTTTGGTATGGGGAAGGGGGTCCTAGAACTAATCTTCCGAGGATACCGCGGGATGAGTGTAGTTCCAATGCCCAAGAATCAGAGAACCTTCCATTAACTCTTCTTAATGGTAAGCAATTATCTACTCTAGAGGTGTACGTTGGGAATGAGGGGAGGGGTCACAAGGGGAAAGGTCTGCTGCCATCCCATTATCCATCTTTACCTAATTAAGTCTTCCCCCCAAATTATCATCAGCCAGGTATTAATGTTATTTCTTACCGATTAGTGCCCACCTCAAGAGTGAGGGGATGTACTCGCTAGTGAAggcagcaaaaatataaaaataaacacacaacaaAGGTGAATGAAGGGAGACATGGGAGAAATGGAGGGCCATCTCAAAACTTTTTAGTCTGGTAGAGAAAGTATATCTTTCTGTTCTACTTTCAATCCACAATATGTATCAGACATAATGAACAAAGGAGGAGAGTCAGGAAgagacagtgaaaaaggaaagaataaagatgaTAGCACAGCACAGATAATATACCAtactgggggtgggggatgaagtcAACAGGTGAAGAACCCCTTGCAGCCTAGGGTTCTCCAGCATTGCTGAAACATTCATCAGCAGAGTAATCGACATTATTTAACAGGTAAATGTCATCTGGAAGAAATAATCGACAATGTAACTAGTCAGGCTGAGTCAAACATAAAACAAGCAACTTTTCCCAGGAAGCTACCTGGGCATATTGCAGGCCACTATTTGTCTTGGGGGTGAAAAAAAGATCAGTCGATGTCCTAAGAGTGCACTCCTAGTAACTCTACTaagccacattcttttttttttttttttttttttgagatggagttttgctcttgttgcccaggctggagtacaatggcgcctgctcactgcaacctctgcttcccaggttcaagcaattctcctgcctcagcctcaaaagcacctgggattacaagcgcccaccaccatgcccgactaatttttgtatttttagtagagacggggtttcaccaaggctggtctcgaactcttgacctcatgatcccccggcctcggcatcccaaagtgctgggattacaggcattagccactgcgcctggccactaagccatattacaaaattaaagcttcaaaattaatgttttaactcAATTATAGTCATTATTCTGTTGCAAGGAACTTTTAAGAAACAATGTTGGTTACCAATGTGACCAAGTAAATGCAACTTGGGTTCTAGATTACCCAAGTGGTTACCAACTGATAGCTTAAATGAGGACTtagagtgaaggaaaaataaagattaattcCACATCactaaaaggatattttaaagttCAAGAGGCAACAAAAGTGACAGAATTCCATCATAATGTGTCTCATCATATGGACTCAGAACATGAATCAACTCTCATCTGAAGCCCAGTGTGACCCAGGTGTTCTGTCCTCTGACAAAGGACTATAAAGGAGCTCTCCTGTAATCCAGTTTCCCTCTGAGTAGATTCTTTGTACATATGACATCCATTTTATGTCACTTGTAAAACAGTGGGCTCAGTATTGCCAAAACACCCTGGCTGTATGCTGTATGCCTACTGCATGGTCCAGTTTACTTCAGTAAGAAGCATAACAATTACAAAGTGGCTCCTTGGGCACAAAACAGTCTAGTCAACCAATGCCTTTCAAATTGCTAAACCAAACCAAGGAATCACATCCAAGGGCAGTAAACTCAGTTTATATTTAACACAACATAGCTACAGACCAAGAAAAACACTGTTGTTCACAATTTCTTGACCTAGCAATAGTTATACATTTATCATCAACAGTTCAGGCTCACAATACATCTTTACCATTTTCCAAACACTATAGAAAGCACATTTTAACTCCTATTCAAAGTGTGAAAAAGAAGCGAAATGTGAACGGTATTTCTTGTGAATGGAGTATTACAGGACAGCAACTGCTAAAGCCTCTCAAAGCTCCAAGGGTGGAACCCAGCTCCATCTTGAAACAGAAAAGGAATCCCAACCACACAGCCGCCCTGCAGTAGGAACTAAGGACAGCCCTGCAGAAGTCATGACGTAACCTGAAGTttgatttaaacataaaaaagcacAGCAACCCAAATGAAACATGACTGAAAACCTCGGAAACGGCTGGATTCTGCTGCAGCCATTCCCTAAGCCAGACAGGTTCCACTGACTAATAGGGTTCAAGCTTCACAGCCTCAACAACCTATCCTCTTAATGTCAAtaccttttctcttccttgtccTGGACGCTGGTAAACATGTGAACAAGACTCCCCTCCAGGAGTACAGAGAAGGTGGAGTAGCCTTTCCCGTCATGAGAAGTCAGGCCGCGCATTGCGTTTCCCCCAAGAAGTAAAGGAACAGGCCCCTCCTGGGCACTTTCTGCTCCTAAGGACAGAAGACCCAAATTCGCGTCCGAGGTCAGGATCCAAATATCCATTTACTTCTCAGAAGCACGAGTTACAGAGGTGGAGAAAGGAAGCCTTTCCATCCCCAGGAGGCAACCACACCTCCCTATGAGCTCAAATTCGGCTGCATCTCCAAAAATGGGAGCCACAGCTGCGCTGTCCTCCAGCGTGCCCTAAGCTTTCGTCCGTCTCCCAAGTTTGTCTTCTCCAGATTCACTCAGTAGGCTCCTGCCCAGCTCCGGTGGAGGCCGGGGATGCAGGGGGCGAGGCGCTCGCTGCGAAGGAAGTGCGCTCCCTGAGCCAGCTCAGGGACTACTGCAGAAGCCTGCCTGCTGGAAAGCCATTTGGAGCCTCGGCCGGGGCTGGGCCTGCGTTGGGAACGCCCACTCCAACCCGGGGCGCCAGGGCCAGCTCAGGGCGCGCAGCGCGCAGGGCGGTGCCCGTCTGGCTCGCGCAGGGGTGGGGCTGTGCTCGCAAGCCCCGCCCCGCAGCCCAGGGCGGGGCCCCGCCACCCCGCTGTTGACCCCATCCCACCCCAGCGACATGGAGCCTTCCTCAGCATTTCCACCAGTTTAAAATTAGGtagaaccatgctgttttcggTAGGTCACAACAGTCGAATATCAGCAGTTTCTCATGGTTTCGATCTAAGAGCTACAGAGTATCTGGGAAATGCGTGCCCACACCGGCGCTACACTCCCGGTTCATCATGCGAACTCCAAATTTTAAGAGTGAAAACATTCTCCCTAATTCATTCAACAGCTATTTACCGGGCATCAACTACCATATTTACTCAATTCTAGCTCACTTCATTTCTCCTCCTATCGGCACTATATTTTAAACTCTCCTTCCCCGCTGTGAAAAGACTTCGCAGGAAAAGTAGTAAGCACACTTCTGCCACATTAAACTCCTACTTAAACCTCCTAAGAGATTATACTCTTCCCACTCTGGGAAAACCATCTTAAATGGCCTCATTAAACACAGAgtagcttgttttgtttttaaacaagcaTTACCCTTGCCCCAATAAAGTCCTGGGCCTCAGATTTGCATTGCATCAGCTAGTGCGTGCAGAGGTTTAACCTGTCATTACATCATGCTTAGGGCAGCCTCCAAATGCAGCAAGAGCTGGCAGTGAGGAGTGAACCCAATGCAAGGAATTGCAGATTGATTACCCACTTTCAGCAAGAAATTTTAACTCTAACCACTTCCTCACTGTATTAACAGTGTGTCCAATCACCTCAACCTCATTTTACAATACAGGCTACACAAAACAACattaggaaaagaaatataattgaaaatagaCACAGTCGGgccagactatttttttttcttttttttttttgagacagggtctcactgttgcccaggtctgagtgcagtggcacaatctacactcactgcagcctgggtcttctgggctccagcaatcctcccacctcaatctccccagtagctaagaccacaggctGGCACCACCACTCtcgctaattttctttgtattttctgtagagacaaggagtccccatgttgcccaggttggtctcgaactcctggactgaagcaatctgcctacttggcctcccaaagtgctgagccactgtgcccggtctgtatttttattttctaatatttattcattcGACAGGTCTTAAATTTCCCTAGAGAagaaaatttcatatattttagagaaaCTTCCACAGAACTATGAGAGAACCAAAATGTATACAACAAAAAGATGACTGATTATTTCTCAAGCAAAAGATATTTCACTGTTTACCAAACTCCAAAAGATCTGTACAGAGTCTTACAGCACACTCTGAAAACCACTCATCTATAGACAGGCCCCTCTACGTAATTAAGTTAGAAAAGTGGAAGCATTCTAGAGTCATCTACCcttggattcaaacccaggctccCCTAGTTATTCAGCTGTAAAACTGGACTGTTTCTAGACTCAAATGGCTTTTGTCTAGATTGAGAAGGGTAATTTATGTGTATCATGGGTGGTACATATTCCAGAATATTTAAGTTTAGAGCTGAGAGCTGATTTAATTGCCAAGTCATCAATTAGAAACCTAGAATTTGTAGATTCCAAGACACACACTCCAAAAGATGCCTTAAGCTTGCAAAGGTTATCAAACATGTCTGCCAAGAATCAACCACCATTTAATTTTTAGCACAATAAACCTTAATTCTCAACTAGGTAGAATTTTTATTTACACTAGTTTCACAAAGCACTGAAAAGTTCACAGAAGTACCTTAAGACAAGCCCACAGAATCCAAAAACTGGCAAAAATCCCAAACTTACCAAGAATGCACTATTACCGACACTTTCTAAAGCCTACGTCCCAAGCCCAGTTTGGTATATAGTTTAAATAGATGTCAatctaaataaaaacattttagaatcagcCTTTAATGTTGTCTTAGTAATTT
The genomic region above belongs to Piliocolobus tephrosceles isolate RC106 chromosome 17, ASM277652v3, whole genome shotgun sequence and contains:
- the SIAH1 gene encoding E3 ubiquitin-protein ligase SIAH1 isoform X2, producing MTGKATPPSLYSWRGVLFTCLPASRTRKRKEMSRQTATALPTGTSKCPPSQRVPALTGTTASNNDLASLFECPVCFDYVLPPILQCQSGHLVCSNCRPKLTCCPTCRGPLGSIRNLAMEKVANSVLFPCKYASSGCEITLPHTEKADHEELCEFRPYSCPCPGASCKWQGSLDAVMPHLMHQHKSITTLQGEDIVFLATDINLPGAVDWVMMQSCFGFHFMLVLEKQEKYDGHQQFFAIVQLIGTRKQAENFAYRLELNGHRRRLTWEATPRSIHEGIATAIMNSDCLVFDTSIAQLFAENGNLGINVTISMC
- the SIAH1 gene encoding E3 ubiquitin-protein ligase SIAH1 isoform X1, with amino-acid sequence MSRQTATALPTGTSKCPPSQRVPALTGTTASNNDLASLFECPVCFDYVLPPILQCQSGHLVCSNCRPKLTCCPTCRGPLGSIRNLAMEKVANSVLFPCKYASSGCEITLPHTEKADHEELCEFRPYSCPCPGASCKWQGSLDAVMPHLMHQHKSITTLQGEDIVFLATDINLPGAVDWVMMQSCFGFHFMLVLEKQEKYDGHQQFFAIVQLIGTRKQAENFAYRLELNGHRRRLTWEATPRSIHEGIATAIMNSDCLVFDTSIAQLFAENGNLGINVTISMC